From the genome of Legionella beliardensis:
CTCGGCATTTTTAAATTAAGTCTTTAAGATAATCGATTGATACCTGAATTAATTCAGACTTAGAAGTTACCCCTATTTTATTTTTTATATCAACAAGATAATGTTCAATTGTACGGCGTGATAATCCCATATGAATCGCCGTGTCATTGGCTGTTTTTCCCTTTACTGTGTGATATAAAACATCAACTTGGCGTGAGCTAAGGGTTTTATTAAAGGCTGCTTTTATACGGTCTTGTACTTGTATAGTTTGTTCGTTCGCTATTGTTTGACTCATAGTTAGACTAAAATCAATTCCAGTCATATGAGAGGGTAAAATAACCTTATTCTCTTCTGCTTTGTCGAGTAAAGATGCAGCTCGCTCTTTAAAATGTGCGGTAAACTGTTTGAATGCATCTAGATTATTAACTATTGCATTAATAGCATCTTGATACCCTACAGGAAATGCAAAACAAATAACTTCATAAAAATTGTTACCTTTAATAATAAAGTCAACGGCTTGATCGCTATTATATTTCTGCATCAAATCATACTTAGCCTGCTGAAATCGTTGGTTGCCATTTGAGATGACATGAAATGCTTCCTTTTTTTCTAATAGGTTTAAAGGGATAGGGGCTGGAACAGGGTAACCTTTTGCTAAATGATACCTTAGCCAATCTTCATTATTGCAAAGTATAATGCAACTTCCGTCCTGGTAATATTTTACATAAACAAACATTGTAAGATGATACTTACTAAATAGTGGAAGACATAATTCTTTGATAATGGGGCTTGTTAGAGGAAAATA
Proteins encoded in this window:
- a CDS encoding helix-turn-helix transcriptional regulator, whose translation is MNTINLSKNHYFPLTSPIIKELCLPLFSKYHLTMFVYVKYYQDGSCIILCNNEDWLRYHLAKGYPVPAPIPLNLLEKKEAFHVISNGNQRFQQAKYDLMQKYNSDQAVDFIIKGNNFYEVICFAFPVGYQDAINAIVNNLDAFKQFTAHFKERAASLLDKAEENKVILPSHMTGIDFSLTMSQTIANEQTIQVQDRIKAAFNKTLSSRQVDVLYHTVKGKTANDTAIHMGLSRRTIEHYLVDIKNKIGVTSKSELIQVSIDYLKDLI